The Salvelinus alpinus chromosome 35, SLU_Salpinus.1, whole genome shotgun sequence genome window below encodes:
- the LOC139564331 gene encoding C-C chemokine receptor type 4-like, whose translation MNTTEATSTDDYSGDDYYGSPCSTGTSLTQGSNYQPILFYLVFTLGLTGNSLVLWVLLKYMKLKTMTDICLLNLALSDLLLALSLPLWAYHAQGHEFEGDSPCKIMTGVYQVGFYSSILFVTLMSVDRYLAIVHAVAAMRARTLRYGALASIIVWVASIGAALPEAIFAAVVWEDDEDSGSSCQRVYPEDTEKTWKLLRNFGENGVGLVLCLPIVVFCYISILTVLQRLRNSKKDRAMKLIFAIVGVFVVSWVPYNVVVFLRTLQMFDIGNSCEASTQLDTAMEVTETIALAHCCVNPVIYAFVGEKFRKCLGTVLSRYPLCKKLRKHAMVSSRGSENETSNTAV comes from the coding sequence ATGAATACAACCGAGGCCACCAGCACAGACGATTACAGTGGCGATGACTACTATGGCAGCCCATGTAGCACTGGCACCAGTCTAACCCAAGGGTCCAACTACCAGCCCATTCTCTTCTACCTGGTGTTCACCCTGGGTCTGACAGGCAACAGTCTGGTGCTCTGGGTCCTCCTCAAGTACATGAAACTGAAGACCATGACAGACATCTGTCTGCTGAACCTAGCCCTATCTGACCTGCTCCTcgccctctccctgcctctctgggCCTACCACGCCCAGGGCCATGAGTTTGAAGGGGACAGTCCATGTAAGATCATGACTGGTGTCTACCAGGTGGGCTTCTACAGCAGCATCCTGTTTGTGACCCTGATGAGTGTGGATCGCTACCTGGCCATCGTTCACGCCGTGGCCGCCATGAGGGCCAGGACGCTGCGCTATGGAGCGCTGGCGAGCATCATCGTCTGGGTAGCGTCCATCGGCGCTGCTCTCCCTGAAGCTATCTTCGCAGCAGTAGTGTGGGAGGATGACGAGGACAGTGGTTCAAGTTGCCAGCGGGTTTACCCAGAGGACACAGAGAAGACATGGAAGTTGTTACGGAACTTTGGTGAAAACGGAGTTGGGCTCGTCCTATGTCTGCCCATAGTGGTCTTTTGTTACATCAGTATTCTCACTGTACTACAGAGGTTAAGGAACTCCAAAAAAGACAGGGCCATGAAACTGATATTCGCCATCGTGGGTGTGTTTGTAGTCTCCTGGGTTCCTTACAACGTTGTGGTTTTCCTCCGGACCCTTCAGATGTTTGACATTGGGAATAGCTGTGAGGCTTCAACGCAGCTTGATACAGCTATGGAGGTGACAGAAACCATAGCGCTGGCTCACTGCTGTGTCAACCCAGTCATTTATGCTTTTGTAGGAGAGAAATTCAGAAAGTGTTTGGGCACTGTGCTCTCTAGATATCCACTGTGTAAAAAGCTCAGGAAACATGCAATGGTGAGCAGCAGAGGATCAGAAAACGAGACTTCTAACACAGCTGTGTGA